From the genome of Tolypothrix sp. NIES-4075:
TTAAAAATCGGGAATATAAAGTCCTTCAAAGTGTATTGGGGTCAATCCCTTGCTGTTGTAATTTAGCTAGAAGTTCCTGAAGCTGTTGTTGAGTTTCTTCGATTTGTTGTTGTTGCTCAACTGCGACTTCTTCTGGTGTTTGATATCTGTTACCATCTTGGTTATACCAAAACAGCCATTCCCGCGTTCGTCCTTGAAAGGTTCCGCATTCACGTCCGATACCTAAACCTATTTCTGGCATCCAAATTTTATCGCCAGGTTGTAAAATATATTCACCCTCAACTAAGCGATAAACTTCTAATCTTTGACGTTTGCGTCGTAGCCGAGTGGGTGCATAAATGACGTAATATAATATACCATTATCGGCATAATCTGTTTTTTTCTGTTCGTATTCGCCGTTGTAGGTTTGGGAGACTATTTCTATAGCTAGAATTGGAGGAATATTATCTTCTTCCCAAAGTACATAACTCGAACGTCCATTTTCACCAACAAAACGTTCTACACCCAAACTCAGAAATCCATCGGGAACAATGGCATCTTGGCTTGGTTCGTAATAAACTCCCATATTAATACCAAAATACCAATCATCGCGGTATTGCCAAATTGCTGACAAAATGGCTAAGAGTAAGTTGGGTATTAATATTTGTAGTTCGCTATCCACGGGGGTATCATCAGAATCAGGTAATTCTGCGGAAGATGGTAGGCAGTGTAAGGGATTGTATTTATACATAACTTTCACGCGCACGTAGAATACCAGCACTACAGACTAACGTCTACGTCGAATTTTATCAAATAAATTAGGTAGCGCTGATAATACTATCGCAATCTATGTACTATCAGTAGTTGATAGCACATAGAAGGAATGCGCTCCCGCGCTGCTTGCGTGTAATACTGACGAATGAACCGTGGTTGTCCTTTGAAAAATAATTTTTGCAGCGTTCGGCTACGCCGTGTCGCAGACACTCGCTTTCATTCAAAGTTGGTTCACCAAAGACGGCGAGGAGAGCGCCATCCCACGGCGCTTGGTGGGAGGAATCGCCGTCCGCCATCTTGGGCAAAGGGCAAGGAGGAGCGAAAACCAATTCCCAATGCCCGCTCTCATCCCCCGGAGTCGCGCACGGGGAATGAGCTTAAGCGAAGAGGAGTTATTGAGCTATTAAAAACTGACTCTCATTTGAATTTGCCAGATTAAATCCAGTCGTAGCAGCACTTGCCGCTCTTTTTTGGATACTTTCTTTGGCACATGCCTTTAAAACAGCGCTAGCTTTAGTATTATTGTGGTTGGCAAAATACTCCCAAATTGTCAGCCAGTCGTCAATACTAAGAGTTTCAATTTCTCGGACACATGAAGACGTATGCACGTAACACAATTTTGATAATCCAGAGAATCCTTTATTTTCTAACGCTCTTAACTTTCGAGGAGAATTTTTTAATGCCTTTAACCAGTTTAAGTTGGTTCCAATTACAGCAAGTCCAGATTGGTAACTGATGCGATACTCCCCCGAAAAAAGTACTAGCACTTCTAATTCTAGATTCTGATTACTCGTGACGAGTTCGTCTTGTAGTTGCAATTTTATGGGTTGAGCTGACACCACAGTTTTTAAGTTTTGGGTATCTATTTTGAATTTTGAAATAGGGGATTCACTCTTCAAAAACTTGCTTGCCGATTTTTCTACCCATTCTAAAAATTCCTCCCAGTTGAACAAATTAGATGAATTGGTAATTAAATCCAGTGCTAGGAGTGATTTCCAATAAGCTGCCACTGTAGAGAGCGGATTTGCCCTCATCAGGGTGCGGTTTGGAAGTTGTACGAGGATGGTGTTTAAGTTGTTGTTGCGTACAAAATCCTGGGCAGCTTTTTTAGATTGCCCAACAGCCAGTGCCATTTGGCGATCGCTAAAAACAAGCTCTCCTGTTGTCAATTTATAAGCAGTCCAACTGTATTGCTGCCATCTTAGTTTGGTTACAGTAACTTTGGGAATTTCCTTCGTATATGCAGCCTCCGCAGAAACTTCTGTCGTTAAACCTGCATTAAAACCTTGGGGAAATCCTAAATTCATGGTTGTCATAGCTGTTAAATAAGACACTTATTTAAAACTTTCAGTTCTTTAACGAAACAGTCAATGTTTCGCTAATAAAGCTGATAAATCGCTACTTTTGTCGCT
Proteins encoded in this window:
- a CDS encoding Uma2 family endonuclease — its product is MYKYNPLHCLPSSAELPDSDDTPVDSELQILIPNLLLAILSAIWQYRDDWYFGINMGVYYEPSQDAIVPDGFLSLGVERFVGENGRSSYVLWEEDNIPPILAIEIVSQTYNGEYEQKKTDYADNGILYYVIYAPTRLRRKRQRLEVYRLVEGEYILQPGDKIWMPEIGLGIGRECGTFQGRTREWLFWYNQDGNRYQTPEEVAVEQQQQIEETQQQLQELLAKLQQQGIDPNTL